The sequence below is a genomic window from Cryobacterium arcticum.
GACGAGCGGCGTTGCCGGGTAGTTGGCGCTGTCGTCAACGGCACGAACTCGGATGCTCGCGGCACCGACGCCCTGCTGAATATAGCTGTAGGTCCACGCGGTCGTGCCCGTCGCGCGGTGCCAGCTGGTGCCGCCGTCGGTGGAGACCTCCACCACGGCAACGCTGCCGCCGCCGGTATCGGCCGCGGTGCCCGTGACCGTCACCGAGGACCCGTTGGCCGCAGAGCTCCCGGCCGCCGGGCTGGTGATCGTTGAGGTCGGTGCGGCCGTGTCGGTGCTGGCCGTTGCCGCGACGAGGCCGGATGCGAGAGTACCGGGCTGCGCGCCCATGTCGGCTAGGAGGTTGACCTGGGCCTGTTGCATACGAACGTCTGCTGGTGCGCCGTCACCGTCGTGGGTCTGGTCGAGTCCCCAGGTCCACTGCACGCTCCCGGCCGAGAACACGAGTGCTCCACTCGGCGCCTTATACAGCGTGAGGTGATGGGTGGTTGTTCCGGGCGTTACAACGGTGCCGAAGTCTTGCAGATACTCCGGTACGGCACCCGTCGTCGTCGAAAGGGTGATTAATCCGGCGGGCCTGAAGCCGTTGTCGAGGTCTTCATCCGATTCGTAGCCCACGGTGTGCGGCGCGAGCACGGCGGTCGACCCACTCGCGATGTTGGCCAGACCCGTGTTTCGCCAGAGCCGGTACTTGCCCTCGGTCGCGGAGACCGTGACTGGCAGGTCAGAGAAATTCGATTGGAAGAGAGTTCCGGTGAGTTGGTTCTCCGGCCGGCCTGCGCCGTTGGCCTGGGAGGCGAAGCGGGGATCCCGCCAGGTGCCGGTCCACTCGGAACTGGGGTCGATCTTGTCGTTGCTCCAGGTTTCTTTGTAAGACACCAACGTGCGGTAAGCGGTCTGGGTCCCCACCGTCGCCGCCTCGTACCTCGTGTGCCAGTACACCTCGTTTCCCGAGAGGAACTGCAGGTTCACGCCCGCGTCCCTTGCCGCCTCGACGTTCGCGCGCTGCCCGGTGGACCAGTATTCATCGTGTCCGACCGAGAGGAACACCTTGTGGTTCTTCAGGGCCGCTCCGTATCGATCGGTGTCCACCCCGCTGAAATAAGACACGTCATACCCGTTGCGTTCCAGGAAGCGCACCATCGGGTATTCGTTGCTGAAATAGAAGTCCCGGCCGCCGATTCCGTCTCTGGTCGCCACAGGCCGGTTGTAGCTGATCTTGTAAGCCCGGCCGTTCGCCGCGCCCTGGTAAAAGTCGGATCCGCCGTAGGTGTTGTACGCCTGCCACGTCGGGTCCGAGGTCTGGAAGAGTACGGCTGAACGGCTCGCCTCATTGCGCACGACGAAGGTGATGTGGCTCTGACCGCCGGTATCGGCGCGAGTGAGAAGTGCAAAATAGACGCCGGATACGGCATCGGACGGCACGGTCCAGGATGCCGACAGCGCCCACGCACCGCAGTCGTACAGCTCAGTGCTCACGTCGCTCAGGCAGGCCGGCTGGGACTGGGGCAGGGTAGCCGAGGGGGTGACGTTGCCGATCTTGCGTGCGCCCAGCCCCTGGTACCACCCGGTGCGGTAGATCGCGATGGAATAGGCGCGGGCGTTCGTGTCGATCTTGAACCCCATCGTTCCACCGACGTTCACACTGATATCGGTCGAGAAACCCTGGATGCTGGGGTCGCCGGAGCCTTCAATGTCCCAGACCGACGGATTCGTGCCGGTGAGCGCATTCTCACAGGTGACCGGGTTGACCGCCGCGGCACATCCGGTAGCCGCTTGCGCCGGTGCCGGTACCGCTACCAGGAGCCCACAGACCATCAAGAGCGCCAGTAGCATCGCCCGCAGGCGTGACGACATCGAGGGCTGAATGGCGGAGTGGGTTCTCACAGAGGTGACAGTGCCATGGGCCGGCATCAGGCACACACCCCCGAATGGGGGTTGATTACCCGGCAACAACGCGCCGCCCTCACGGGTGGTCACCGGCCAGGGCGAGGTCAGCGCCTACCCGGGCTGCGGTGCCGGCTCCGGCGAGACTACGCTGCGCGGCGTCGAGAATCGTGAGGACCCTCAGGCCGGCCTGGCCGTCGGTGCGGGCCGGTCGCCCGGCGCCGATTGCCTCGGCAAATTCGTCCACCATCGAGCCCAGGGCCTCTTTCTCCGGCAGCGCCGGGGACCACGTGTCACCCAAGCGATACGAAACAGTGGCCGCCCTGCGTTCGACCCCGTCCAAGGCCTGTAGGTCGAGGTCTACTCCACGGTCGTAGACGCTGAGCCTCTGTTGCGGGTTGAGGTCGTCCCAGACGAGGGTGCGCTTGGTGCCGCCGACGATCATCTGGCGGATCTTGGTTGGACTGAGCCAGTTCACGTGCACGTGAGCCATCGCCCCGTGCGGCAGGGGCAGGGTGAGATAGCCGACGCAGGCCTTGCCCGATCCCAGCGGATCGGCGCCGACCGCGGACACGGTCAACGGTCGGAGACCGCCGGGGAGGAGGAAGTCGATGATTGCGAGGTCATGAGGGGCGAGGTCCCAGAAGACGTCCACGTCGGGCTGGATCAGCCCGAGGTTGATGCGCACGGAGTCGATGAAGAGGATCTCGCCCAGAGCCCCCTCGTCAATCAATTCGCGCATCTTGAGCACCGCGGGTGTGTAGCAATAGGTGTGATCCGCCATCAGAACCAGGCCGTTTTCCGCGGCCAAGTTCACCATGTCTTCCCCGCGCTCCACGGTATCGGCGAGGGGTTTCTCGACGAGCACGTGCTTTCCCGCGGCGAGCGCCGCCATTGCGATGCGATGGTGCGTACCTGCGGGGGTCGCGATGGCGATTGCATCGATGTCCTCGTCTGCGAGCACGTCGGCGAGAGCGGTCTCCACCCGGGGTGAGCCGCCCTGTTCGGCTAGACGGGTCGCCCGCGCCCGATCAAGGTCGCAAATGGCGGCAAGTTCCCACCGTGTACTGGACCGGAAGTTACGGGCAAGGTTCGGCCCCCAATAACCAGCTCCGATCACGGCGGCGCGCAGCTTTTCAGTCACATGATCCTCATTGCTCGGGATGGACAACGGATTCTCGGTGTGGTGAGAGCCGTACGACCGGCTCGCAAGGGACCCCCAACAAGTTGAGAGTCACTCAGTCGCATACAGTGCCACCGCATCCCAGGTTTCGCTTGCCCCCAACTGGGGGCTACCGCCTGGACCACCCCATCGGGATCTCGCGACCCGTTATTCCGCCCCCGTTCAGGTCACAGCGCCGAAAACATATTGCAGGGTATGGTCACGTCGTGGCTTGCTGAGCATCCGTCAGTTCATCTCGCGAGCCACACACCCTCAGTGTCATCGCGCCACCACAACCCCGACAACCGCAACTGCTCCATCACCCGTTTGAACCTGTAAACCCGAAATGCAGGGAACACACCGTGAATCCGTCTTTGAAGTGTCGGCCTATTCGTCGACCCACAAGTACGCCGCCACCCCGCCTGGGCAGCGTCAGTCCATGCTCGACCCACCCTGCGCCGGCGGGAGTGGTGGGCCGCCGATGAGTACTCCCAAACCGCGCTCGCCCTCGGCAGGCGGAGTGTCCAACGGCTTCCGGACCCCGCTGCAGCTGGTCCGCACAGCGGCCATACCACTTCCGAGGTTCCAGGCGCTGCCGGCCCGGCCGCAAACTGCCGAACCCGCCACCAAACCGGCTGTCGCCCTCTCCGGTGCGGCCTGGGCGCGGCACTACCGTACGAGGCTGAGATTCACGGATGCCGGTGTCATCATCGCCGTGGTCGGGACCGCATTCCTGGCCCGTTTCGTGCTGGGCGCACCGATCCCGAGCGCGGCGGAGATCCCGCGCGGATACTGGTTGACTCCCGCCCTTGTCGCCTTCGCCTGGATCGTCGCCCTCGCCACTTTTCGCACCAGGGACCCGCGAATCGTCGGGGTCGGGGCAACCGAGTACAAACTCGTCATCAATGCCAGCGCTCTAGCGTTCGGCATGCTGGCCATCGTTTGCCTGCTCCTGCAGGTCGACACCGCTCGCCCCTACTTCGTACTGGCATTGCCGCTCGGCGTCGCCGCGTTGGTGCTTGAGCGCTGGATCTGGCGGAAATGGCTCATCCGCCAGCGCCGGTTCGGGCACTACCTCGCCACGGCGATCGTTGTCGGCGACAGCGACGAGGTCGAATACGTTGTACGGCAGATCGATGAGAAGTCCGGTGCTGCCTACCACGTGGTCGGCGCGGCAATCGATGGATCGAATACCGGTGCCGTCGCGGTGGGTGACCACATCGTGCCTATCGTGGCGGACTTCGGAAACGTCGCCTCTGCGGCCCGGTTGATGCGAGTCGACGCTGTGATCGTAGCCGGGCACCCCAAGCTCGGCACCAAGTACATCCGCAGTCTCGGTTGGGACCTGGAGAGGACCTCCGCGGAACTCGTGCTCTCGAGCCGGTTGACAGATGTGGCCGGCCCGCGTATCCATTTCCGCCCGGTCGAGGGCCTACCGCTGATTCACGTCGAGATCCCCCAGTACGACGGGGCGAAACATATTCTCAAGCGTGCGCTGGACGTTGTCTTGGCCTCCGCGGCCCTGCTGTTGTTGAGCCCATTGCTCGCTTTCATCGCAGTGCTGGTGAAGGTCGACACCCCGGGGCCCGCCCTCTTCCGGCAGGAACGCCTTGGGCGCAACGGGCGCCCATTCCACATGCTCAAGTTCCGGTCGATGGTGCGCACGGCCGAAGACGACCTCGCCGGACTTCTCGACAAGAACGAGGGTGCGGGTGTCCTCTTCAAGATTCGCAGCGATCCTCGAATCACGCCTGTCGGCCGATTCATCCGCAAGTATTCGCTGGACGAGCTGCCCCAGCTGTGGAACATCGTGAAAGGCCAGATGAGCGTCGTCGGGCCCCGCCCGCCGTTGCCGTCCGAGGTGCAGAACTACGAGACGCATATGCACCGCCGGTTGTACATCAAACCCGGACTGACGGGCATGTGGCAGGTGAACGGGCGCTCAAACCTCAGCTGGGAGGAGAGCGTGCGGCTGGACCTCTACTACGTCGAGAACTGGTCGCTCGCCGGCGACCTCATGATCATCTGGCGCACGGTGAAGATCGTGCTCCGGCCGTTGGGCGCGTACTGAGATGCCGGCACCGGATCACTCCCAGCCCGAGAGCAGGTTCACCGCCCGGGCGCTGCGGATCGCGATGATCGGCACCCGTGGGGTGCCTGCCACTTTCGGCGGGTTCGAGACCGTGGTGGAGGAGATCGGGCGGCGGCTAGTGGACCGCGGCCATGCCGTGACGGTGTACTGCCGGGCGCCCGGCGGCGCGACCGGCCCGGTTCCTCCGGGGACCGCCTACCTGGGCATGCGACTCGTGCACCTGCCGGCGCTGCGGTCGAAGGCCCCCGCGTCCCTCAGCCACACCGCGGTCTCGGTCGTGCACGCCGCCACCGGAGCGCGCCCCGACGCCGCTTTCGTCTTCGGCTACGCGAACGCCCCGTTCCTGCCGCTGCTGCGCCGGCGCGGCATCCCGACGACCGTGCACCTGTCCGGCGGCGAGTGGGAACGCGACCGCCGGGCCCGGCGGCGCGGGCGGTATTCCCAGTGGGCCGAACAGGCGTCGGTGCGATCGGCCGACGCCCTCATTGCCGACTCCCGGAACGTCGCGGACTACTACAGCAGGGAGTTTGCCGCTTCGACCGAGCTGATCGGCTACGGGACCCGGCTGCTGCATGATCCGCCGGCCACTCGTCTGGCGGAGTTGGGCCTGCGGCCGCACGGGTTCCACCTGGCGGTGGCCCGGTTCGGGCCCGACAACCATCTGGACGCGATTCTCGACGGCTACCGGCGGAGCAGCGCCCGCTTGCCGTTGGTCGTCGTCGGCAGCCCGGGCTCTGGGACCCAGGCCCGCCGCCTCGCCGCGTTGGCCGAGGAGCCCCGGGTGCGTCTGGTGAGCGGGCCGTGGGACCAGGAGCAGCTCGATCAGCTGTATGCCCACGCGGTGAGCTACCTGCACGCGCACTCGGTGGGAGGCGCCGACCCATGGCTGTTGCGTGCAATGGGTGCCCGCACCGCCGCAATCGCCTGGGACGTGCCCGTCAACCGCGAGATGCTGGGCGCCTACGGGGCCTACTTCCACGACCCCCGCGCACTCGCGGCGTTGATCGAGGATGCGGAGTTGAACCCGCACCACACGCAGGAGGTCAGTGAGGCGCTGCAGCGTCGTGCGGCCGCCCTGTACAACTGGGGCCACGTCACCGACGGCTATGAGGACCTCGCCCAACGTCTCGTCTCCGGCCGCAGCACCCAGGGGGCAAGCCCCGGGCGCAGCGCGCACCCGCGCCACCGTGTGCCTCGGGGATATCCGGCGGAACCGGAATCCGTCGTCGAACGCGAGCAACCGACATGATGCCGTCGGCCGATCTGGGCATCGTCGTGGTCAACCACGGCTACCCCGACCAGCTCGAACGCAACCTGGTGGGAATCGGACAGAGCGTCCGGCCGGCCCTGGTCGTAGTGGTCGACAATTTTTCCGGGATCGCCCAGCGGGAAGCGACGACTCGGCTCTGTGCCCGCGAAGGCTGGACCCTGCTCGCCCCCGGACTCGATCTCGGCTTTGCCGCCGGAGCCAACGCTGGGGCGCGGCTGCTGCGCTCGCGCGGCTGCAACCTGCTGCTCCTGCTCGATCCTGCGGTGTGGATCGACGCGGCCGGGGTGCTCGTTCTGGCTGCAGCCTGCGTCGCCGACCCCCAGCGCATCCTCGGCACGAACATTCGCCGCCAGGATGGTTCGATATGCGACGGCGGCGGCACCGTGGACATCCGCCGCGGCCACGCACCGACCCGTGACGGCGCGGCCGGTTCAGCACCGGACGGCTGGCTCAGCGCCTCGTGCCTGATGATCCACGGCTCCCTGTGGGACTGGCTGGGCGGCTTCGACGAAACCTACTTCCTCCTCTGGGAGGACGTCGACCTGTCCTGGCGCTGCGTGGCCGCCGGCGGCAGCCTGGCCGTGCGTGACGACATCATGGTGCTCCGGAGCGCGCCGGATTCCGTGCCGGCCGTCGGAGCCGATCTGGTGCGGCTCTACTCGAATTGCCGGAACCGGCTCGCCTTCGCCGCTGAGCATCTGACCCGCCGACAGCTGCTTGGATGGCTCCTGCACAGCCCGGGCTACGCCGCGGAGGTGCTCCGGGCCGAGGGCCGCCGGCGTCCTGCGAGGCGCGCGGGGCCCATGCTGGCCGCCGCCGTTCGCGGCACTGCGGCGGGATCGGCTGTGGCGCTGCGCCGGCTGAGCGGGCCGGCTCCCTATCGGCCGGGCGGGCGCCGCGCCGACGAGCGGCGATCGGCTCCCGAACAGAAGACCATCGGGTGATGCGGGTCCTGCAGTCGTTCCCGGGCGCGCCGAGCACCACCAATCCCTATCTACTCCAACTCAGCACGCACCTGGGCCCGGATCCAGACGTTCTCGGCTTCAGCTGGGAACGCGCCCTCACGGAACGCTACGACGTGTTCCACGTGCACTGGCCCGCGGCCTTGCTGCACGGTTCGACCTCGTTGCGCAGCCTGGTGAAGCGTCTGCTGTTTCGCGCGCTGCTCTTTCGGCTGTGGCTCGGCCGCCGCCGTACCGCCCTGGTGCGTACGGTGCACGACGACCATGGCCAGAGAGCGGGTAGCCGGACCGAACGGGCGCTGCTGGCGCGCCTGGATCAACGCACGACGCTGTGGATCCGACTCACTCCGGCGACTCCGATGCCCCCGGCCGCGCACGTGCGCACGATCGAGCACGGTGACTACCGCGAGTGGTTCGGCTCGATCGACGGGTCGCCCGCGATGATGGGCCGGCTGCTGTTCTTCGGACTCATCCGTCCGAACAAGGGCGTGGCGGACCTGATCGAGGCCTTCACCGACCTCCGCGCCGGCCCGGATGGAGAGGCCTTGTCCCTGCGGGTGGTGGGCAGCCCCACGACCACGGCCGTCGGCGCGGAGATCCTCCTGGCCGCCGGAGCCGATTCCCGGGTCACTGTGTCGCTCGGGCATCCCGGCGACGCCGAGCTGGCCGCGGAAATCGAGCAGGCCGAACTCGTCGTGCTCCCGTACCCGGACCTGCACGGTTCGGAGGCCTCGGTGCTCGCCCTGTCGATGGCCCGACCGATCCTGGTGCCCGGCACCCCGGTCGCCCGAGTGCTGCAGACCGAAGTCGGTGCAGGCTGGGTGTTCACCTATGCCGGGGTCCTCAGCGCGGCGACACTCGGCGACGCGCTCACCGGCTGCCGGGCGGGGAAGCCCGGTGCGGGCAGACGGCCGGACCTGTCGGCACGCGCCTGGCCGCTCATCGCCGCCCAGCACCGGGCCGCGTACGCAACCGCTGTGCGCCTGGTGAAACGCGAGACGGAGCCGGTCCCCGCGTCCGCCGAACCCGGCTGACGACGGGACGCCGGTCTACCGAGGCGCGGAACCCACGAACGCAACGGCCGGCACACCGGCAGCGTAGGTCACGCAGACCTTCACCACCGCGCGCTGGTCGACGGGAACGGCGAAAAGGAAATCGGCCGTGGTAGCGGCGCCCGGCAGGAGGCTGTCGGGAAACGAATGACCGTCCGAATCCGGTCGGCCGGAGATGGGCAGTTGCTCGGCGCCCACGGACAAGGTCACCTGCACTGATCGCAGGTTCATCGCGTCGGGAGTGTCGTTTCTCAGGACCACGCTGACGCGAAGGGCCGGGACCGCTGCCCCATCCTGGACCACGTTGGCGGTGACCGATTGCAGTGGCTCAATACCGAAAACCACCCCGGGCACGGGCGCGACCGGCGCAGTCAGCGACACCGGAGGGAGCTCAGCCAGGGGCTTCACGGCGACGGGCTCTATCAAGGGCTGCGTCTCGGAACCGGCCGGAGTGAGCGTTCCAGCGTCCGGCGGAGCGGTCACCGGTACCGCGCTGAGCCCGCCCTCCACAGAGGTCAGGCGGGCAGTCTCCCCGGTCGCGCCGGCCGGTGGCGACCCGGCGGGGCCGGCGATTTGGAGGCTCGCCGCGAACAGCACGACGGCAACGCCGACGAGTAGGACGACGCCGCCGCCGGCCCCCCACCGGCGCACGCGGGCTTCACCGCTGGGGGTGTCGGATCTGGGCATAGTCGGGTAAGCGCATGTCGGGTTCCTGCCGCTGAGGCCGTTTCGGGTCGGCTCACCAGTCGGTTCGCTGGTCCTGACATTTAGGCACGGTCCCGCTCCGCTGCCAAGGCCCCCGCCCAGCCCCCGGGTTGCGGCGGGCTACCCGGCGAAACGGTCGGTGGCGTCCAGCAACGCGGCGCGGATGCCCGGTTCCTCGAACGAGTGGCCGGCATCCGGAATCATCTGGAAGTCGGCCTCCGGCCAGGCCTGGTGCAGCGCCCACGCCGTGAAGGCCGGCGTGCACATGTCGTAGCGGCCCTGCACGATGACGCCGGGGATGTCCTTGAGCTTGCCGGCGTCGCGGATCAGCTGTTCGGGTTCGAACCAGCCCTTGTTCATGAAGTAGTGGTTCTCGATGCGAGCGAACGCCACCGCGAAGGCCGGTTCGGTGAACCGTTCGATCGTCTCGGGGTGCTGCAGCAGGGTGATGGTGGACGACTCCCAGGTGGACCAGGCCACACTCGCGCGTTCGCGCACCGACTGGTCGGGGTCGTGCAGCAGGCGGCTGTAGGCCTCGATAAGACGGCCGCGCTCCGCGACGGGCACCGGGGCGATGAAGCCCTCCCACAGGTCGGGGTAGATGGCCGCGGCGCCGCCCTCGTAGAACCAGTCGAGCTCGATCGGGCGGAGCGTGAAGATGCCGCGCAGCACGAGTTCGGTGACCTTCTCCGGGTGCGTCTCCGCGTAGGCCAGCGCGAGCGAGCTGCCCCAGGAGCCGCCGCAGACGAGCCAGCGGTCGATGCCGAGGTGCTCGCGCAGGCGCTCGATGTCGGCGACCAGGTGCCAGGTGGTGTTGCTCGACAGGTCAGCATCCGGTTCGCTCGCGTGCGGGGTGCTTCGCCCGCAACCGCGCTGGTCGAAGAGCACGATGCGGTACTTCTCCGGGTCGAACACCCGGCGCTGGGTGGGGCTGGACGCGCCGCCCGGGCCGCCGTGCAGGTACACCGCCGGCTTGCCGTCCGGGTTGCCGGAGACCTCGTAGTAGAGGGTGT
It includes:
- a CDS encoding Gfo/Idh/MocA family protein; the encoded protein is MTEKLRAAVIGAGYWGPNLARNFRSSTRWELAAICDLDRARATRLAEQGGSPRVETALADVLADEDIDAIAIATPAGTHHRIAMAALAAGKHVLVEKPLADTVERGEDMVNLAAENGLVLMADHTYCYTPAVLKMRELIDEGALGEILFIDSVRINLGLIQPDVDVFWDLAPHDLAIIDFLLPGGLRPLTVSAVGADPLGSGKACVGYLTLPLPHGAMAHVHVNWLSPTKIRQMIVGGTKRTLVWDDLNPQQRLSVYDRGVDLDLQALDGVERRAATVSYRLGDTWSPALPEKEALGSMVDEFAEAIGAGRPARTDGQAGLRVLTILDAAQRSLAGAGTAARVGADLALAGDHP
- a CDS encoding glycosyltransferase translates to MRVLQSFPGAPSTTNPYLLQLSTHLGPDPDVLGFSWERALTERYDVFHVHWPAALLHGSTSLRSLVKRLLFRALLFRLWLGRRRTALVRTVHDDHGQRAGSRTERALLARLDQRTTLWIRLTPATPMPPAAHVRTIEHGDYREWFGSIDGSPAMMGRLLFFGLIRPNKGVADLIEAFTDLRAGPDGEALSLRVVGSPTTTAVGAEILLAAGADSRVTVSLGHPGDAELAAEIEQAELVVLPYPDLHGSEASVLALSMARPILVPGTPVARVLQTEVGAGWVFTYAGVLSAATLGDALTGCRAGKPGAGRRPDLSARAWPLIAAQHRAAYATAVRLVKRETEPVPASAEPG
- the pip gene encoding prolyl aminopeptidase → MREFYPEIEPYDTGMLDVGDGHTLYYEVSGNPDGKPAVYLHGGPGGASSPTQRRVFDPEKYRIVLFDQRGCGRSTPHASEPDADLSSNTTWHLVADIERLREHLGIDRWLVCGGSWGSSLALAYAETHPEKVTELVLRGIFTLRPIELDWFYEGGAAAIYPDLWEGFIAPVPVAERGRLIEAYSRLLHDPDQSVRERASVAWSTWESSTITLLQHPETIERFTEPAFAVAFARIENHYFMNKGWFEPEQLIRDAGKLKDIPGVIVQGRYDMCTPAFTAWALHQAWPEADFQMIPDAGHSFEEPGIRAALLDATDRFAG
- a CDS encoding sugar transferase; protein product: MSTPKPRSPSAGGVSNGFRTPLQLVRTAAIPLPRFQALPARPQTAEPATKPAVALSGAAWARHYRTRLRFTDAGVIIAVVGTAFLARFVLGAPIPSAAEIPRGYWLTPALVAFAWIVALATFRTRDPRIVGVGATEYKLVINASALAFGMLAIVCLLLQVDTARPYFVLALPLGVAALVLERWIWRKWLIRQRRFGHYLATAIVVGDSDEVEYVVRQIDEKSGAAYHVVGAAIDGSNTGAVAVGDHIVPIVADFGNVASAARLMRVDAVIVAGHPKLGTKYIRSLGWDLERTSAELVLSSRLTDVAGPRIHFRPVEGLPLIHVEIPQYDGAKHILKRALDVVLASAALLLLSPLLAFIAVLVKVDTPGPALFRQERLGRNGRPFHMLKFRSMVRTAEDDLAGLLDKNEGAGVLFKIRSDPRITPVGRFIRKYSLDELPQLWNIVKGQMSVVGPRPPLPSEVQNYETHMHRRLYIKPGLTGMWQVNGRSNLSWEESVRLDLYYVENWSLAGDLMIIWRTVKIVLRPLGAY
- a CDS encoding glycosyltransferase; amino-acid sequence: MPAPDHSQPESRFTARALRIAMIGTRGVPATFGGFETVVEEIGRRLVDRGHAVTVYCRAPGGATGPVPPGTAYLGMRLVHLPALRSKAPASLSHTAVSVVHAATGARPDAAFVFGYANAPFLPLLRRRGIPTTVHLSGGEWERDRRARRRGRYSQWAEQASVRSADALIADSRNVADYYSREFAASTELIGYGTRLLHDPPATRLAELGLRPHGFHLAVARFGPDNHLDAILDGYRRSSARLPLVVVGSPGSGTQARRLAALAEEPRVRLVSGPWDQEQLDQLYAHAVSYLHAHSVGGADPWLLRAMGARTAAIAWDVPVNREMLGAYGAYFHDPRALAALIEDAELNPHHTQEVSEALQRRAAALYNWGHVTDGYEDLAQRLVSGRSTQGASPGRSAHPRHRVPRGYPAEPESVVEREQPT
- a CDS encoding glycosyltransferase family 2 protein, which produces MMPSADLGIVVVNHGYPDQLERNLVGIGQSVRPALVVVVDNFSGIAQREATTRLCAREGWTLLAPGLDLGFAAGANAGARLLRSRGCNLLLLLDPAVWIDAAGVLVLAAACVADPQRILGTNIRRQDGSICDGGGTVDIRRGHAPTRDGAAGSAPDGWLSASCLMIHGSLWDWLGGFDETYFLLWEDVDLSWRCVAAGGSLAVRDDIMVLRSAPDSVPAVGADLVRLYSNCRNRLAFAAEHLTRRQLLGWLLHSPGYAAEVLRAEGRRRPARRAGPMLAAAVRGTAAGSAVALRRLSGPAPYRPGGRRADERRSAPEQKTIG